The Pseudomonadota bacterium genome segment GTCATCGTGAGCTCGCAGCCGCCAACAAGCACCTGCAGGGCGTTGGCGATGGCGTCGGCATCGGCCGCCGCAAGTGTCCGCAGTTGCACCTGAACACTGTGCCCTGTCGGACCGCCCGCCCAGGGGTTCAGGGTGAACGCGAGCGTCTGCAGGGTGCCCGGGGCGGCAGTGAGTGCCTGCGCACAGGCGTCGAGCGCAGGCGCCCGCGCGGCACCGAGGTGCAGCGCCCCGACGACGCGCTGCCGTGTCACCAGGCAAACCGGGCCGAGGGGCACCGGCAGCAGCGGGGGATGTTCGATGATGCTGACGAGCACGGCGGGCTCGTGTTCGGCGAGGGCCGTGTGCGCTGCGGTCAACCAGGTGTCCACGTGCCCCGGCCTGCCTGCACTCAGTGCAGGGTCACGGACCCGTCGGCCGGGGTGTTGTCGAGCGCGTCGAGTGCGTCTTCACCGTCGTCATCGAAATCCGGCTCCGCCGAGGCGTGGTGCAGAATCAGGTGCCACCCCTGGTCGGTGCAGGCGAAGATGTTGGTGGTGAGCATGATGTCGACCACTTCGCCGTCAACTTCGATCTCCTCGCGCACCGTGTGCACCGAAAGCCGCTCTTCGCGCAGGCAGCGCAGGTCGGTCAACCGAAAACGCAAGCTCTCGCCCGACTCGAAGATCTGCTGCCAACTGTCTGCAATGATCTCCCGTCCCTCGAGGCGCGGCGCACCGGGGTGGATGCAGACCACGTCGTCGCTGCCGGACCACACGTCCATCATGGCGTCGACATCTCGGTTTTCGATGGCCACGTAGAAGGCCATCTCAGCGTCTTCGGGCGATTCAAAAACGGCCACGTCGGGGCTCCTGGGATGAGCGGCAACTATAGCGGAGTTGCCGCACCGGCGCACCGCCCGGACAGGGCGATCGCGGCGACAGCGGCAGCACTCAGCCGCCCTTGC includes the following:
- a CDS encoding nuclear transport factor 2 family protein, which produces MAVFESPEDAEMAFYVAIENRDVDAMMDVWSGSDDVVCIHPGAPRLEGREIIADSWQQIFESGESLRFRLTDLRCLREERLSVHTVREEIEVDGEVVDIMLTTNIFACTDQGWHLILHHASAEPDFDDDGEDALDALDNTPADGSVTLH